The following coding sequences are from one Carassius auratus strain Wakin chromosome 15, ASM336829v1, whole genome shotgun sequence window:
- the LOC113115526 gene encoding somatostatin-1A — translation MLSTRIQCALALLSLALAVCSVSAAPTDAKLRQLLQRSLLNPAGKQELARYTLADLLSELVQAENEALEPEDLSRAVEKDEVRLELERAAGPMLAPRERKAGCKNFFWKTFTSC, via the exons ATGCTCTCCACGCGTATCCAGTGCGCACTGGCGCTCCTGTCCTTGGCGCTTGCCGTCTGCAGCGTCTCAGCAGCACCGACAGACGCCAAACTTCGCCAACTCCTGCAGAGATCTCTCCTTAACCCGGCTGGAAAACAG GAACTCGCCAGATACACACTTGCAGACTTGCTCTCAGAGCTCGTGCAAGCAGAAAACGAGGCGCTGGAGCCCGAGGATCTGTCTCGCGCTGTGGAGAAAGATGAAGTGCGTCTGGAACTCGAGCGCGCCGCCGGTCCTATGCTGGCACCTCGCGAGCGCAAAGCCGGATGCAAGAACTTCTTCTGGAAAACTTTCACGTCGTGTTAA